In a single window of the Rhodamnia argentea isolate NSW1041297 chromosome 2, ASM2092103v1, whole genome shotgun sequence genome:
- the LOC115737469 gene encoding disease resistance protein L6-like isoform X3, producing MEILPNASYLVIHGMGGIGKTTLASAVCNRISKQFQEYSFLLDVRDVAQRGRIIDLQKQLLSEIFQGRSLETFYSVNEGINIIRERFRDKKVLLVLDDMDNWDQLSQLAGESNWFGPGSKIIITTRNINFLSIKEKDRQFKFYELTGLDSKHSLQLFSRHAFGKDFPPDDLDDISCRISSKTGGLPLALEVIGSSLCNKSKRFWKETLKKLDSEPKQEVFNKLHISYGLLDHHQREIFLDIACYFIGKERLYPYYMWKACNYFPESDVLVLSRMSLIKIVENDTLWMHDQLRDFGREIIRRENINNTRMWSRLWEPEIAFRVVQMKQGTDKIVALRLTGLSKVHNFTDEEFSKLPNLRFLELEGGNLEGDFENLLSKLTWLSWSCCPSELKAKNLCLEKLAVLELSESDITEDWTGWGSCLMSEDLKVVQITRCPNLKRTPDFSKCSNLKRLVLQDCTTLLVVDGSLSKLERLKHLQICVMVLPERDVMFPPINLATLSHLRTLEITCVKPRSLMGLPSSLEELTLYDVESPIDRSLFSNSANLSSLCLCKCRLGEVEFDDVLGQQLEKLCSLEVRDGELLERLSVARLKGLRRLSVFGCPKLMDSQFLEELKSLEALSIHECSSIRLLPQLSELRNLRRLHLKNCPLQNLSDLRLPDTCHLMIEGCGAFPSFDGDYKKWKDTLSGPY from the exons ATGGAGATTCTCCCTAATGCTTCGTACCTGGTCATCCATGGAATGGGCGGCATCGGTAAGACAACTCTCGCTAGTGCTGTCTGCAATCGAATCTccaaacaatttcaagaatatAGCTTCCTCTTGGATGTTCGCGATGTTGCGCAACGTGGTAGAATTATCGACTTACAAAAGCAGTTGTTATCAGAAATTTTTCAAGGCAGATCTTTGGAGACCTTCTATTCTGTTAATGAAGGGATTAACATAATAAGAGAAAGGTTTCGTGATAAGAAAGTTCTCCTTGTTCTCGATGACATGGATAACTGGGACCAACTCTCTCAACTAGCGGGAGAGAGCAATTGGTTTGGTCCAGGAAGCAAAATCATCATTACAACTAGGAACATCAACTTTTTGTCAATCAAAGAGAAGGACAGACAGTTTAAATTCTATGAACTGACAGGCTTGGATTCTAAACATTCGCTTCAGCTTTTCAGTAGACATGCATTTGGGAAGGATTTCCCACCGGATGACCTGGATGACATCTCCTGCAGAATTTCTAGCAAAACAGGTGGACTTCCACTAGCCCTTGAGGTTATTGGTTCCTCACTTTgcaacaaaagcaaaaggttttGGAAAGAAACGTTAAAGAAATTAGATTCAGAGCCCAAACAGGAAGTCTTCAATAAATTACATATCAGTTATGGCCTGTTAGATCATCATCAGAGAGAAATCTTTCTTGATATAGCATGTTACTTCATTGGGAAAGAAAGACTATACCCGTACTATATGTGGAAAGCTTGCAACTACTTCCCGGAGAGTGATGTACTTGTCCTTTCTCGTATGTCTTTGATAAAGATAGTAGAAAATGATACACTGTGGATGCATGACCAGCTGAGAGATTTTGGTAGAGAAATTATTCGACGTGAAAATATCAATAATACCAGAATGTGGAGCAGGTTGTGGGAGCCGGAGATTGCCTTCAGGGTCGTTCAGATGAAACAA GGGACAGACAAAATCGTAGCACTCAGACTAACGGGACTCTCCAAAGTCCACAATTTCACGGATGAAGAATTTTCAAAGCTGCCCAATCTAAGATTCTTGGAATTAGAGGGCGGGAACCTGGAAGGGGACTTTGAGAATCTTCTTTCCAAGTTAACATGGCTCTCTTGGAGTTGTTGCCCTTCAGAATTAAAGGCGAAAAATTTATGTTTGGAGAAATTAGCCGTGCTCGAGCTTTCAGAAAGTGACATTACTGAAGATTGGACTGGATGGGGGTCATGCCTG ATGAGTGAGGACTTGAAAGTTGTACAAATCACTCGTTGCCCAAACTTAAAACGGACTCCCGACTTCTCAAAATGCTCGAATTTGAAGAGATTGGTTCTTCAAGATTGTACGACTTTGCTAGTGGTTGATGGCTCTCTCTCTAAACTAGAGCGCCTGAAGCACTTGCAAATTTGCGTGATGGTTTTGCCGGAGAGAGATGTCATGTTCCCACCAATCAATCTGGCTACTCTTTCTCACCTTCGGACTCTTGAGATAACTTGTGTCAAACCCCGATCTCTCATGGGGCTTCCATCTAGTCTTGAAGAATTGACTCTATACGATGTTGAGTCACCAATAGATAGGTCACTCTTTTCCAACTCGGCAAACCTATCAAGTTTGTGCCTTTGTAAATGCCGGTTGGGGGAGGTAGAATTTGATGATGTGCTTGGACAGCAGCTGGAGAAGCTTTGTAGTTTGGAGGTGAGGGATGGTGAATTGCTTGAGAGGCTATCTGTAGCAAGATTAAAGGGGCTCCGACGGTTGAGTGTGTTTGGTTGCCCGAAGCTAATGGATTCTCAATTTCTGGAGGAATTGAAATCGCTAGAGGCGTTATCTATTCATGAATGCAGTTCCATAAGACTGTTGCCTCAGCTATCAGAATTAAGGAATTTGAGGAGATTGCATCTCAAAAATTGTCCCCTACAAAATTTGTCCGATCTACGTCTTCCAGACACGTGTCATTTGATGATTGAAGGATGTGGGGCTTTTCCTTCCTTTGATGGCGATTACAAGAAATGGAAGGATACTCTGTCTGGACCATATTGA
- the LOC115737470 gene encoding PX domain-containing protein EREX isoform X3: MLPPTPPKKILRLKSRILLEERRCSLEDWMDKLLSDIDLSRSAVVANFLELEAAARSYFDEVHVQSSDANAIATDAVPLFTPQPVADVFNSVVSPSVLSDQGNDSSYEISELGSPRLGHSDSADLGIDNSEHEFTYAESNVKYGLFNRKFILDNIERFSWPKVRNRGVNRILNGRGAPYDNVAIVKDQYDKDFPSETESHMVHARRLSSESVGSDLSSRKASEGVAFNPTANNTMYNPEFPDMQNSATARLQFPRDLAVALPSEERHKLNRLLTTVQQRLSTAKTDMEDLIARLNQETAVRQFLTTKVKDLEVELETTRYNCKENMQQATLIEKERFTQMQWDMEELRSKCLEVEMNLKAEQEEKARVASAKLSAIQERDLLLNELDVAREHLSKLHKHNEELEAKSKADVRLLVKEVKSLRSSQSELKQELGRLMREKIEVERTLQKEKQRGESASAANAKLLHECEILRNRLQECSVNFLSEEEDKLIVDTSSPSDAIDLLITSDNRIGLLLAEAQLLAQDVENAVVKVDETRNGNDGKGRTSDDELRKMLTDMFIDNATLRKQANSVIRCALNMYVQAEEKDEDDEEVPLRKTVLGKFLER, encoded by the exons ATGCTGCCTCCAACTCCTCCGAAGAAAATTCTGAGATTGAAAAGCAGGATACTTTTGGAAGAG AGAAGGTGTTCTCTGGAGGATTGGATGGATAAACTCTTATCTGATATTGATTTATCACGATCCGCTGTGGTAGCAAACTTTCTTGAGCTTGAAGCTGCTGCGAGGTCAT ATTTTGATGAGGTACATGTGCAGAGCTCAGACGCAAATGCGATTGCCACTGATGCAGTTCCACTCTTTACTCCACAACCTGTAGCTGATGTTTTCAATAGTGTTGTAAGTCCATCTGTTTTGTCAGATCAGGGCAATGATTCATCCTATGAGATATCTGAACTTGGATCACCAAGACTTGGGCATAGTGATTCTGCTGATCTTGGCATTGACAACTCTGAACATGAGTTTACCTATGCGGAATCAAATGTGAAGTATGGACTCTTTAATAGAAAGTTCATTTTGGACAATATAGAAAGATTTTCCTGGCCTAAAGTACGCAACAGAGGTGTTAACAGAATTTTGAATGGCAGAGGAGCCCCTTATGATAATGTTGCCATTGTCAAAGATCAGTATGACAAGGACTTTCCTTCTGAAACAGAAAGTCACATGGTTCATGCTCGAAGACTATCATCAGAAAGTGTTGGTAGTGACTTAAGCTCCAGAAAAGCGAGTGAAGGAGTTGCATTTAATCCCACTGCAAACAATACTATGTACAATCCCGAATTTCCTGACATGCAAAATTCTGCCACCGCAAGGTTACAGTTTCCAAGGGACTTAGCTGTCGCTCTTCCATCAGAAGAGCGGCATAAGTTGAACAGACTTCTTACAACTGTGCAACAAAGGTTATCGACAGCAAAAACAGACATGGAAGATCTCATCGCCAGATTGAATCAAGAGACTGCTGTGAGACAATTCTTAACAACAAAG GTCAAGGATCTGGAAGTGGAACTTGAAACCACGAGGTATAATTGCAAAGAAAACATGCAGCAAGCAACTTTGATTGAGAAAGAAAGGTTTACTCAAATGCAATGGGACATGGAGGAGCTTCGAAGCAAATGTTTGGAGGTGGAAATGAACTTGAAGGCTGAACAG GAAGAAAAGGCTCGAGTTGCATCGGCAAAACTATCGGCAATTCAAGAGCGAGACTTGTTGCTTAATGAATTGGATGTTGCTAGAGAACACCTCAGTAAACTGCATAAACATAATGAGGAGTTGGAAGCAAAATCAAAAGCCGATGTGAGGCTTCTTGTCAAAGAGGTTAAATCTCTTCGTAGCTCTCAGTCAGAATTAAAGCAGGAGCTTGGCCGCCTCATGAGAGAGAAAATTGAAGTTGAG CGAActctacaaaaagaaaaacagagagggGAGTCTGCAAGCGCTGCAAATGCAAAGCTGCTGCATGAATGTGAAATTCTTCGAAACCGGCTTCAAGAATGTAGCGTTAATTTCCttagtgaagaagaagataagttGATTGTGGATACCTCTTCACCATCTGATGCAATAGATCTACTGATAACATCTGACAATCGAATTGGGCTCCTTCTTGCAGAG GCCCAACTCCTCGCTCAAGATGTAGAAAATGCTGTTGTAAAAGTGGATGAGACTCGGAATGGTAATGATGGCAAAGGGAGGACGAGTGACGATGAATTGAGGAAGATGCTGACGGACATGTTCATTGACAATGCAACATTGAGGAAACAAGCGAATTCAGTAATCCGTTGTGCTTTAAATATGTATGTCCAAGCCGAAGaaaaggatgaagatgatgaagaagtcCCTTTGCGAAAAACCGTTTTAGGCAAGTTTTTAGAGAGATGA
- the LOC125313691 gene encoding disease resistance protein L6-like: protein MSASVDDGHSSSGAEFEVFLSFRGPDTRLSFTDNLYHSLVRAGIRVFRDNEEIRQGEKIADELLHAIKSSKIYLPIFSRGYASSVWCLGELTHMMECSSKAKDKMILPVFYDVDPDDVKLKTRLYLDALEKHEGKYGLDVPQWKEALTEVARIRGLALKGKGHGEGEIINTILDEVWNKLMKRRRNLPKHLVGIDDQVEAIMDLLTHDVPHVVIHGMGGIGKTTLASAVFNRISNQFDGCSFLSDVRESAQRGRIIDLQKQLLSEILQCRSPEIHNSDVGINIISERFRNKKVLLILDDVDKQDQLSKLAGKSDWFGPGSKIILTTRDINFLPIKEEGEESSWNQARSKEYEIYEMAEMDSSDALKLFSQHALGMDSPPPRYEDISLKITNKTGGLPLALEVIGASLFGKNRTIWEGMLRKLDSMPNQEVFIKLKISYDMLDPAQKEIFLDIACYFIGRDILHPCYMWEASGYFPKADLLILARMSLIKIEKDDTLWMHDQLRDFGRQIIQLEDNESRKRSRLWEPEIALKVLQRIGVFNFS, encoded by the exons ATGTCTGCTTCTGTCGATGACGGGCATTCGTCCTCGGGGGCCGAATTCGAGgtgttcttgagtttcagaggccCCGACACCCGGCTCAGCTTCACCGATAATCTCTATCACTCCCTGGTTAGAGCTGGGATTCGTGTTTTCAGAGACAACGAAGAGATCCGACAAGGCGAAAAGATTGCAGACGAGCTTTTGCATGCCATCAAATCCTCCAAAATATATCTTCCCATCTTCTCTAGGGGCTACGCATCCAGTGTGTGGTGTCTTGGCGAGCTCACGCACATGATGGAATGCTCGAGCAAGGCCAAAGATAAAATGATCCTACCCGTTTTCTATGACGTGGATCCGGACGATGTGAAGCTCAAAACTCGACTGTACCTCGATGCTCTGGAGAAGCACGAGGGGAAGTACGGCCTCGATGTTCCGCAATGGAAGGAGGCTCTGACCGAGGTCGCAAGAATCAGGGGATTGGCGTTGAAGGGTAAAGG CCATGGTGAAGGTGAAATCATCAACACTATATTGGACGAGGTTTGGAACAAGCTAATGAAAAGGAGGAGAAACCTACCCAAACATTTAGTGGGGATCGATGATCAAGTGGAAGCTATCATGGACTTGTTAACTCATGATGTCCCTCATGTGGTCATTCATGGAATGGGTGGCATCGGTAAGACAACTCTCGCAAGTGCCGTCTTTAATCGAATCTCCAATCAATTTGATGGCTGTAGCTTCCTGTCGGATGTTCGCGAATCTGCGCAGCGTGGTAGAATTATTGACTTGCAAAAACAGTTATTGTCAGAAATTCTCCAATGCAGATCTCCTGAGATCCACAATTCTGATGTAGGGATCAACATAATTAGTGAAAGGTTTCGCAATAAGAAAGTTCTACTTATTCTTGATGACGTGGATAAGCAGGACCAACTCTCTAAACTAGCCGGAAAGAGCGATTGGTTTGGTCCAGGGAGCAAAATCATCCTTACAACGAGGGACATCAACTTTTTGCCAATCAAAGAGGAGGGCGAAGAGAGTAGTTGGAACCAAGCACGTTCTAAAGAGTATGAAATCTATGAAATGGCAGAAATGGATTCTTCTGATGCTCTTAAACTTTTTAGTCAACATGCCTTAGGGATGGATTCCCCACCACCTCGATATGAAGATATCTCGCTCAAAATTACCAACAAAACAGGTGGACTTCCATTAGCTCTCGAGGTTATTGGTGCCTCACTTTTCGGCAAAAACAGAACGATTTGGGAAGGCATGTTGAGGAAATTAGATTCAATGCCCAATCAGGAagtttttataaaattaaagatCAGCTATGACATGTTAGATCCTGCTCAAAAAGAGATCTTTCTTGACATCGCATGTTACTTCATTGGAAGAGACATACTCCACCCATGCTATATGTGGGAAGCTTCTGGCTATTTCCCAAAAGCCGATTTACTCATTCTTGCTCGTATGTCTTTGATAAAGATAGAAAAAGATGATACGCTATGGATGCATGACCAGCTTAGGGATTTCGGAAGACAAATTATTCAACTTGAAGACAATGAATCCAGAAAGCGTAGTAGGTTGTGGGAGCCCGAGATTGCCTTGAAGGTGCTTCAGCGGATAGGG GTTTTTAACTTTTCATAG
- the LOC125312549 gene encoding plant intracellular Ras-group-related LRR protein 4-like, giving the protein MFVIHFKCVYLCFSYHQGTGKIVALRLMGLSKMQHLGSEEFSKLPNLRFLELEGGNLVGDFKNLLSELTWLSWKNCPSKLYATNLCLEKLAVLELLDTSINEDWAGWGPCLVSENLKVIHIAFCPNLMRIPDLSKCKNLERMVLHCCTTSLVIDGSISTLEQLQHLHIDGFFRGPDNGNLLAVPSALGGLRSLSRLELERMHVGELHYSVGEMTLLKYLSLQVCSLGKLPDSFGKLKSLLELNLALTGIRELPHSIGDLKMLTKMNLFMTPIKKLPDSIGGLESLIELRLVGTHITELPACIGDLKRLEILDASESNIRVLPKAIGMLENLKALKVSSRRNQGYVTFPPTDLATLSQLQVLEIYVDPRSLIGLPSSLEDLTLHNLNLPMERLPFSNLTNLARLSLENCCLREVEFEHVLGQQPEKLRILEVSSRDSLERLSVSTLKGLQMLTVFGCPGLMEIQGVEKLESLVSLRVGEGSRLRRLPDLSELKKLQNLDLGQCPLLDLPALRLPDMCYLHIYGCGNSSRFHGKYKDWKDSQYRKNHLIFSCGWYSAAVLGIKQE; this is encoded by the exons ATGTTTGTCATCCACTTCAAATGTGTTTACTTGTGCTTTTCCTATCACCAGGGGACAGGCAAAATCGTAGCACTCAGACTAATGGGACTGTCCAAAATGCAGCATCTCGGAAGTGAAGAATTTTCGAAGCTGCCCAATTTACGATTCTTGGAATTAGAGGGCGGGAACTTGGTAGGGGACTTTAAGAATCTTCTCTCTGAGTTAACATGGCTCTCTTGGAAAAATTGCCCTTCGAAATTATACGCGACAAATCTATGTCTCGAGAAATTAGCCGTGCTCGAGCTTTTGGACACTTCCATTAATGAAGATTGGGCTGGATGGGGGCCATGCCTG GTGAGCGAGAACTTGAAAGTTATCCATATCGCTTTTTGCCCAAACTTGATGAGGATTCCTGACCTCTCGAAATGCAAGAATTTGGAAAGAATGGTTCTTCATTGTTGTACAACCTCGCTAGTGATTGATGGCTCTATCTCTACACTAGAGCAGCTGCAGCACTTGCACATCGATGGATTTTTTAGGGGGCCTGACAATGGCAACCTTCTTGCCGTACCTTCTGCATTAGGTGGTCTAAGATCCCTGTCAAGGCTAGAATTAGAAAGAATGCATGTTGGAGAACTTCATTATTCCGTTGGAGAGATGACGCTTTTGAAGTATTTGTCTTTACAGGTTTGTTCACTTGGAAAACTTCCAGACTCTTTTGGAAAATTGAAATCACTGCTTGAATTGAACTTGGCTCTTACGGGAATCAGAGAGTTGCCTCATTCTATTGGAGATCTTAAAATGTTGACGAAGATGAATCTTTTTATGACTCCGATAAAGAAGCTACCGGACTCAATAGGAGGGCTAGAGTCCTTGATTGAGCTACGTTTGGTGGGTACACATATCACAGAATTACCCGCTTGTATTGGGGATCTCAAACGATTGGAAATTCTAGATGCAAGTGAGAGTAATATAAGAGTGCTACCAAAGGCCATAGGGATGCTGGAGAATCTTAAAGCGTTGAAAGTCTCATCTCGTAGGAACCAGGGATATGTCACGTTTCCTCCTACCGATTTGGCTACTCTTTCTCAGCTTCAGGTTCTTGAAATTTATGTTGACCCCCGATCTCTGATAGGGCTTCCGTCCAGTCTCGAGGATTTGACTCTACACAATCTCAATTTACCGATGGAAAGGTTACCATTTTCCAACTTGACAAATCTAGCCCGTTTAAGCCTTGAGAATTGTTGCCTAAGGGAGGTCGAGTTCGAACATGTGCTTGGACAGCAGCCGGAGAAACTCAGAATTTTGGAAGTGAGCTCTAGGGACTCGCTTGAGAGGCTATCCGTATCGACGTTAAAGGGGCTCCAAATGTTGACAGTGTTTGGTTGCCCGGGACTAATGGAGATTCAAGGTGTGGAGAAATTGGAATCGCTGGTGTCATTGAGGGTTGGCGAAGGTAGTCGCTTAAGAAGGTTGCCCGATCTATCAGAATTAAAGAAGCTACAGAATTTGGATCTCGGTCAATGTCCACTGCTAGATTTGCCCGCTCTACGCCTCCCAGACATGTGTTATTTGCACATTTATGGATGCGGGAATTCGTCACGCTTTCATGGCAAATACAAAGATTGGAAGGATAGTCAGTATAGAAAAAACCATCTCATATTCTCTTGCGGTTG GTATAGCGCGGCAGTGCTTGGTATCAAACAGGAGTAG